In a single window of the Notamacropus eugenii isolate mMacEug1 chromosome 4, mMacEug1.pri_v2, whole genome shotgun sequence genome:
- the OXLD1 gene encoding LOW QUALITY PROTEIN: oxidoreductase-like domain-containing protein 1 (The sequence of the model RefSeq protein was modified relative to this genomic sequence to represent the inferred CDS: inserted 1 base in 1 codon; substituted 4 bases at 4 genomic stop codons), with amino-acid sequence MLLLWNRSGQRQLVAAAISVFXFGPELLQICSCARNLIFPGIPNRYXHSSSSSSNTTLGKNETGQSSGADAPKSSMKSDALPSQKGSCHSDGGSSEPPYCQPPLFPPPTNXCIGSCYNCVXIEYAEELLHHHQGGGSKVLAVVDEHIQDENIKTFIKMEIQLXMKEKD; translated from the exons ATGCTGCTGCTATGGAACAGGAGTGGCCAGAGGCAGTTAGTAGCTGCTGCCATATCCGTAT TCTTTGGCCCAGAACTGCTCCAAATCTGCAGTTGTGCTAGGAACCTTATCTTCCCTGGGATTCCCAACAGGTACtgaca cagcagcagcagcagcagcaacaccaCACTTGGGAAGAATGAGACAGGTCAAAGTTCTGGAGCAGATGCTCCAAAAAGCAGCATGAAGAGTGATGCACTTCCCAGCCAGAAAGGTTCATGTCACTCTGATGGAGGTTCTTCAGAGCCCCCATATTGTCAGCCCCCACTATTTCCACCCCCTACAAACTGATGTATAGGTAGCTGCTACAACTGTGTGTGAATTGAGTATGCAGAGGAGCTCCTACATCATCATCAGGGTGGTGGGTCCAAAGTATTGGCTGTTGTGGATGAACACATCCAAGATGAGAACATTAAGACCTTTATCAAGATGGAGATCCAACtctgaatgaaagagaaagactga